A genomic stretch from Mycobacterium cookii includes:
- a CDS encoding DUF3027 domain-containing protein encodes METTDDVTGSPAGAGPATTEEWSPELATVLTGSAELARAAIAEFSGDDTVGDYLGVGYEDSASATHRFLANLPGYQGWQWAVVVAGYPGTDHATVSEVVLVPGPTSLLAPEWVPWDQRVRPGDLSPGDLLSPSPDDPRLVPGFMASGDPQVDETAAEIGLGRRQVMSAWGRTEAAQRWHDSEYGPRAQMAQSTKRICRDCGFFLPLAGSLGTMFGVCGNELSADGHVVDFEYGCGAHSDTPAPAGSGSPMYDPYDDGVLEVSEPPAEPS; translated from the coding sequence ATGGAAACAACGGACGATGTGACCGGATCGCCCGCAGGAGCGGGACCGGCGACCACCGAGGAGTGGTCGCCCGAGTTGGCGACGGTCTTGACCGGTTCGGCCGAACTGGCCCGGGCGGCCATCGCCGAGTTCAGCGGCGACGACACGGTAGGCGACTACCTCGGCGTGGGTTACGAGGACTCGGCCAGCGCCACCCATCGTTTCCTGGCCAACCTGCCCGGTTACCAGGGCTGGCAGTGGGCGGTCGTGGTGGCCGGCTACCCCGGCACCGATCACGCAACGGTCAGCGAAGTGGTGCTGGTCCCGGGGCCGACGTCGCTGCTGGCGCCGGAATGGGTGCCGTGGGATCAGCGGGTCCGGCCCGGCGACTTGAGCCCGGGCGATCTGCTGTCGCCGTCGCCGGATGACCCGCGGCTGGTGCCCGGGTTCATGGCCTCCGGCGACCCGCAAGTCGACGAGACGGCCGCCGAGATCGGGCTCGGCAGGCGTCAGGTAATGAGTGCGTGGGGTCGCACCGAGGCGGCTCAGCGCTGGCACGACAGCGAGTACGGGCCGCGTGCGCAGATGGCGCAGTCCACCAAACGGATATGCCGTGACTGCGGATTCTTCCTGCCGCTCGCCGGTTCGCTGGGAACGATGTTCGGGGTGTGCGGCAACGAGCTGTCGGCCGATGGGCATGTCGTCGACTTCGAGTACGGCTGCGGAGCGCACTCCGACACCCCCGCTCCAGCTGGTAGCGGCTCGCCGATGTACGACCCGTACGACGACGGCGTCCTCGAGGTCAGCGAACCACCCGCCGAGCCGAGCTAG
- a CDS encoding MFS transporter has protein sequence MANYPTDDADYRRRPPDPREPDGAAPPHRATRSASSPREPMPSANRYLPPLNRGTEPERRTEPQRSTQGGERVTVTRAAAQRSREMGSRMYDLVQRAATADGADKSGLTALTWPVVANFATDAAMAVALANTLFFAAATGESKDKVALYLLITIAPFAVIAPLIGPALDRLQHGRRVALAASFALRTVLAVVLIANYDGATGGYPSWVLYPCALAMMVFSKSFSVLRSAVTPRVMPPTIDLVRVNSRLTMFGLLGGTIVGGGIASGIEYACNHLLQLPGALFVVVAVTVAGAMLSMHIPRWVEVTAGEVPATLRYRQDNQRRSWTEEVRRASGALRQPLGRNIITSLWGNCTIKVMVGFLFLYPAFVAKAHQASGWVQLGMLGLIGAAAAIGNFAGNFASARLRLGRPSVLAVRCTLAVTGIALAAAVAGNLMMAAVATLVTSGSSAIAKAALDASLQDDLPEESRASAFGRSESTLQLAWVLGGALGVLLYTDLWVGFSVVGSVLILGLAQTVVSFHGDSLIPGLGGNRPVMVEQEGDGSNQRTAAARRD, from the coding sequence ATGGCCAACTATCCGACCGACGACGCGGATTACCGCCGCCGCCCGCCGGATCCGCGCGAGCCTGATGGCGCGGCTCCTCCTCATCGCGCTACGCGCTCTGCATCGTCGCCGCGCGAGCCCATGCCCAGCGCCAATCGATATCTGCCACCGCTGAACCGCGGTACCGAACCCGAGCGCCGCACTGAGCCGCAGCGCTCCACCCAGGGCGGTGAACGCGTGACCGTGACCCGCGCCGCCGCCCAGCGCAGCCGCGAAATGGGTTCGCGAATGTACGACTTGGTCCAGCGCGCCGCCACCGCCGACGGCGCCGACAAGTCCGGCCTGACCGCCCTGACCTGGCCGGTGGTGGCCAACTTCGCCACCGACGCCGCGATGGCCGTCGCATTGGCCAACACGCTGTTCTTCGCCGCCGCCACCGGTGAGAGCAAGGACAAGGTTGCGCTGTACCTGCTGATCACCATCGCGCCGTTCGCGGTGATCGCGCCGCTGATCGGTCCGGCGCTCGACCGGCTGCAGCACGGCCGGCGGGTGGCGCTGGCCGCGTCGTTCGCGCTGCGCACGGTGCTAGCGGTGGTGCTGATCGCCAACTACGACGGCGCGACCGGCGGTTACCCATCCTGGGTGCTGTACCCATGTGCGCTCGCGATGATGGTGTTCTCGAAGTCGTTCAGCGTGCTGCGCAGCGCCGTCACCCCGCGGGTGATGCCGCCGACGATCGATCTGGTTCGGGTGAACTCGCGGTTGACGATGTTCGGTCTGCTGGGCGGCACCATTGTCGGCGGCGGCATCGCCAGCGGAATCGAGTACGCCTGCAACCACCTCTTGCAGTTGCCCGGCGCGCTGTTCGTGGTTGTCGCGGTCACCGTGGCGGGCGCGATGTTGTCCATGCACATTCCGCGCTGGGTCGAAGTGACGGCCGGTGAAGTTCCAGCCACGCTGCGATACCGCCAGGACAACCAGCGCCGCAGTTGGACCGAGGAGGTCCGCCGGGCGAGCGGTGCGCTTCGACAACCGTTGGGCCGCAACATCATCACCTCGTTGTGGGGCAACTGCACGATCAAGGTCATGGTCGGCTTTTTGTTCCTCTATCCGGCGTTCGTCGCGAAAGCTCATCAGGCCAGCGGCTGGGTGCAACTGGGGATGCTGGGTTTGATCGGTGCGGCCGCCGCCATCGGCAACTTCGCCGGCAACTTCGCCAGCGCGCGGCTGCGATTGGGCCGGCCGTCGGTGTTGGCGGTGCGCTGCACTCTGGCGGTCACCGGCATCGCGCTGGCCGCGGCGGTGGCCGGCAACTTGATGATGGCCGCCGTCGCGACACTGGTCACGTCGGGTTCGAGCGCGATCGCCAAGGCGGCGCTGGACGCGTCGCTGCAGGACGACCTGCCCGAGGAGTCGCGCGCGTCGGCGTTCGGACGTTCGGAGTCGACGTTGCAGTTGGCCTGGGTCCTCGGCGGCGCGCTGGGTGTCCTGCTCTACACCGATTTGTGGGTCGGATTCAGCGTCGTCGGCTCGGTGCTGATTCTGGGTCTGGCGCAGACCGTGGTCAGCTTCCACGGCGACTCGCTGATCCCCGGCCTCGGCGGCAACCGGCCGGTGATGGTCGAGCAGGAGGGCGACGGCAGCAACCAGCGGACCGCGGCGGCACGACGAGACTGA
- a CDS encoding nuclear transport factor 2 family protein, protein MGDDEQLKEQVRNLTDRAEIHDCLQRYARGIDRQDRELLRSAYHDGAVDDHVGFVGLVDDFIDWAFAYHQTQTRHQHYLLNHSVDIDGDTAHSETYYLFVGTDREPANHLTISGGRYVDRLERRDGRWGITHRVCVVEFNAESQSQITDEVIAMMPQVRFGTRDTTDPSYDRPLVAARATS, encoded by the coding sequence ATGGGTGACGACGAGCAGTTGAAAGAGCAAGTCAGGAACTTGACTGACCGGGCGGAGATCCACGACTGCTTGCAGCGCTACGCCCGGGGTATCGACAGGCAGGATCGCGAGCTGCTGCGATCGGCCTACCACGACGGGGCGGTCGACGATCACGTCGGATTCGTCGGCCTGGTGGATGATTTCATCGATTGGGCGTTCGCCTATCATCAGACCCAGACCCGTCACCAGCATTATTTGCTCAACCACAGCGTCGACATCGACGGTGACACAGCCCATTCCGAGACCTACTACCTCTTCGTGGGCACCGACCGCGAACCCGCCAATCACCTCACCATCTCCGGCGGCCGCTACGTCGACCGACTCGAGCGTCGAGATGGTCGATGGGGCATCACTCATCGTGTCTGCGTGGTCGAATTCAACGCCGAATCGCAGTCGCAGATCACCGACGAGGTGATCGCGATGATGCCCCAGGTCAGATTCGGCACTCGCGACACGACGGACCCGTCCTACGACCGACCACTGGTGGCGGCGCGGGCGACGTCTTGA
- a CDS encoding nitroreductase family protein, with protein MDVDTLLTTTRSARRSLDLEAPVDLDAISECLRVGLQAPNGSNQQSWRWLVIAEPSLRTRIADLYREAYLEKVGGQLIAGFLPAGSPEARLMSSTEWLVEHLGEVPVLVIPCYQPTYPRTDGDESFYQATLYGSIFPAVWNFQLALRTRGYGTCITTLHLQRERAVADLLGIPQGYVQGCLLPVAKLKPGCAVKPAQRRPIDEVIGIDGWKGGNH; from the coding sequence GTGGACGTCGACACTTTGCTCACCACAACAAGGTCTGCCCGCAGATCGCTCGACCTCGAGGCGCCGGTGGATCTCGACGCAATCAGCGAGTGCCTGCGCGTCGGACTGCAAGCGCCCAACGGATCAAACCAGCAATCGTGGCGGTGGCTGGTCATCGCAGAGCCGTCGCTGCGCACGCGAATCGCCGACCTTTACCGCGAGGCCTATCTGGAAAAAGTCGGCGGGCAGCTGATCGCGGGATTTCTTCCAGCCGGGTCCCCGGAAGCACGCCTGATGTCGTCTACGGAGTGGCTGGTGGAACACCTCGGTGAGGTTCCGGTGCTGGTGATTCCTTGCTACCAGCCCACCTACCCGCGCACCGACGGCGACGAATCGTTCTATCAGGCAACGCTTTACGGCTCGATATTCCCCGCGGTGTGGAATTTCCAGCTCGCGTTGCGCACCCGCGGGTACGGCACCTGCATCACAACGCTTCACCTGCAACGCGAGCGGGCCGTCGCCGATCTGCTCGGTATCCCGCAAGGCTACGTCCAGGGTTGCCTGCTGCCGGTGGCGAAGCTGAAACCGGGTTGCGCGGTCAAGCCCGCGCAACGCCGACCTATTGACGAAGTCATCGGTATCGACGGATGGAAAGGCGGCAACCACTGA
- a CDS encoding glutathione S-transferase family protein produces the protein MASYVAGAGEFTRDTAYITTRITADGRDGYSVEPGRYRLIVARACPWANRAIIVRRLLGLESVISIGFCGPTHDKRSWTFDLDPGGVDPVLKIPRLQDAYFKRVPDYPKGITVPAIVDVPTGAVVTNDFSQMTLDLSTQWTAYHRRGAPQLYPEPLRDEIDEVNKRIYTEINNGVYRCGFAGSQQAYDAAFDRLFTALDWVSSRLETQRYLVGETITEADVRLFTTLARFDPVYHGHFKCNRSKLSEMPVLWAYARDLFQTPGFGDTTDFVQIKQHYYLVHTDINPTGIVPKGPDLSTWLTSHGRDALGGKPFGEGTPPGPVADGERVPTGHGA, from the coding sequence ATGGCGTCCTACGTTGCCGGTGCGGGCGAGTTCACCCGCGATACCGCTTACATCACCACCCGCATCACCGCAGACGGCCGTGACGGCTATTCGGTCGAGCCGGGCAGATATCGGCTGATCGTCGCCCGCGCCTGTCCGTGGGCCAATCGAGCGATCATCGTCCGACGACTGCTGGGCCTGGAAAGTGTTATCTCCATTGGCTTTTGCGGCCCGACTCACGACAAGCGCAGTTGGACATTCGACCTCGACCCCGGTGGCGTCGATCCGGTCCTCAAGATTCCCCGGCTGCAGGACGCGTATTTCAAACGCGTTCCCGACTACCCCAAGGGCATCACTGTGCCGGCAATCGTCGACGTGCCGACGGGTGCGGTGGTCACCAACGACTTCAGCCAGATGACGCTGGACCTGTCGACGCAATGGACCGCCTACCATCGTCGCGGAGCTCCCCAGCTGTACCCCGAACCGCTGCGCGATGAGATCGACGAGGTCAACAAGCGGATCTACACCGAGATCAACAACGGCGTATACCGGTGTGGCTTCGCTGGTTCACAGCAGGCCTACGACGCAGCGTTCGACCGGTTGTTCACAGCGCTTGACTGGGTCAGCAGCCGGCTGGAGACGCAGCGTTATCTCGTCGGCGAGACGATCACCGAAGCCGACGTCCGGTTGTTCACCACACTGGCCCGCTTCGATCCCGTCTACCACGGCCACTTCAAATGCAATCGGTCCAAGCTCAGCGAGATGCCGGTGTTGTGGGCGTATGCACGCGACCTGTTTCAGACACCTGGGTTCGGCGACACCACCGACTTCGTCCAGATCAAACAGCACTACTACCTGGTGCATACCGACATCAACCCCACCGGGATCGTGCCCAAGGGGCCTGATCTCAGCACCTGGCTGACCTCGCACGGCCGGGACGCTCTCGGGGGCAAGCCTTTTGGCGAAGGAACACCACCTGGTCCGGTGGCCGACGGCGAGCGAGTGCCGACAGGCCACGGCGCATAG
- a CDS encoding acyl-CoA dehydrogenase family protein produces MAQQAHVSEEQARAVAEESRESGWDKPSLAKELFLGRFPLDLIHPFPEPSADEAARTDAFLGKLRKFLDTVDGSVIERDAQIPGEYVKGLAELGCFGMKIPSEYGGLGLSQVAYNRALMLVSTVHASLGALLSAHQSIGVPEPLKLAGSDEQKRKFLPRCAAGAISAFLLTEPDVGSDPARLASTATPIDGGAAYELDGVKLWTTNGVVAELLVVMATVPKSEGHRGGISAFVVEADSPGITVERRNKFMGLRGIENGLTRMHRVRVPAENLIGREGDGLKIALTTLNAGRLSIPAICAGSAKWSLKIAREWAGERVQWGKPVGEHGAVVEKISFMAATSYALESVLELSGQMADEGRNDIRIEAALAKLWSSEMSCRIGDELLQIRGGRGYETAESLAARGERAVPVEQVVRDLRINRIFEGSSEIMRLLIAREAVDAHLSAAGDLANAKADLRQKAKAAVGASGFYAKWLPQLVFGEGQRPTAYREFGNLATHLRFVERSARKLARNTFYGMARWQAAMEQKQGFLGRVVDIGAELFAMAATCVRAESQRVADVRRGEQSYELAEAFCQQATLRVEALFEALWTNTDGTDAELARNVLKGRYTWLEEGIVDQSEGTGPWIAHWEPGESTETDLSRRFLTVAKT; encoded by the coding sequence ATGGCACAGCAAGCGCACGTCAGCGAGGAACAAGCACGAGCGGTAGCCGAGGAGTCCCGGGAAAGCGGTTGGGACAAGCCGTCGCTGGCGAAGGAACTATTTCTCGGTCGTTTTCCGCTCGACCTCATCCATCCGTTCCCCGAGCCCTCGGCGGACGAGGCGGCCCGGACCGACGCATTTCTGGGGAAGCTGCGTAAGTTCCTCGACACCGTCGACGGCAGTGTCATCGAGCGCGATGCGCAGATTCCCGGCGAATATGTGAAGGGCCTCGCCGAATTGGGTTGCTTCGGCATGAAGATCCCGTCGGAGTACGGCGGGCTGGGCCTGTCGCAAGTCGCCTACAACCGGGCGTTGATGCTGGTGTCGACCGTGCATGCCAGCCTCGGGGCGTTACTGTCCGCGCATCAGTCGATCGGTGTGCCGGAGCCGCTCAAGCTTGCCGGCAGCGACGAGCAGAAGCGAAAGTTCTTGCCGCGCTGTGCCGCTGGGGCTATATCGGCGTTCCTGCTCACCGAGCCGGATGTGGGCTCCGATCCTGCGCGGCTGGCCTCGACGGCGACTCCCATCGACGGCGGAGCCGCCTACGAGCTTGACGGTGTGAAGCTGTGGACGACCAACGGGGTGGTCGCCGAACTGCTGGTGGTCATGGCGACCGTACCGAAGAGCGAGGGGCACCGCGGCGGCATCAGCGCGTTCGTCGTCGAGGCCGACTCACCGGGAATCACCGTGGAGCGGCGCAACAAGTTCATGGGATTGCGCGGCATCGAGAACGGTCTGACCAGGATGCATCGCGTTCGGGTGCCCGCCGAGAACCTCATCGGGAGAGAGGGCGACGGCCTGAAGATCGCATTGACGACGCTGAACGCCGGGCGGCTCTCGATACCCGCGATCTGTGCGGGATCGGCCAAGTGGTCGCTGAAGATCGCCCGGGAGTGGGCCGGCGAGCGGGTGCAGTGGGGCAAGCCGGTCGGCGAACACGGCGCCGTCGTCGAAAAGATCTCGTTCATGGCCGCAACGAGTTACGCGCTGGAATCGGTGCTGGAGTTGTCCGGTCAGATGGCCGACGAGGGCCGCAACGACATCCGGATCGAGGCGGCGCTGGCCAAGCTGTGGTCCAGCGAGATGTCCTGCAGGATCGGCGACGAGTTGCTGCAGATCCGCGGTGGGCGTGGCTATGAAACCGCGGAGTCGCTGGCCGCGCGTGGCGAGCGGGCGGTGCCGGTCGAGCAGGTGGTCCGCGACCTGAGGATCAACCGGATCTTCGAAGGGTCCAGCGAGATCATGCGACTGCTGATCGCCCGTGAGGCCGTCGACGCCCACCTCAGCGCCGCTGGTGATCTGGCGAACGCGAAAGCCGACCTCCGGCAGAAGGCGAAGGCGGCGGTCGGTGCGAGCGGTTTTTACGCAAAGTGGTTGCCGCAGTTGGTGTTCGGCGAAGGCCAGCGGCCGACCGCGTATCGCGAGTTCGGCAACTTGGCCACACACCTGCGATTCGTCGAGCGGTCCGCGCGCAAGCTCGCCCGCAACACCTTCTACGGGATGGCGCGCTGGCAAGCAGCCATGGAGCAGAAGCAGGGATTCCTCGGCCGTGTCGTCGACATCGGTGCCGAGTTGTTCGCCATGGCGGCGACGTGTGTGCGGGCCGAATCGCAGCGAGTCGCCGACGTGCGACGCGGTGAGCAGTCCTACGAGTTGGCCGAAGCGTTCTGTCAGCAGGCGACGCTGCGGGTCGAGGCGCTTTTCGAAGCCCTGTGGACCAACACCGACGGCACCGACGCGGAGTTGGCCCGCAACGTGCTGAAGGGTCGCTACACCTGGCTGGAAGAGGGGATCGTCGACCAGTCCGAGGGCACCGGGCCGTGGATCGCGCACTGGGAGCCCGGTGAGTCGACCGAGACCGATCTGTCGCGGCGCTTCCTGACCGTGGCTAAAACCTGA
- a CDS encoding cold-shock protein yields MPTGKVKWYDAEKGFGFLSQEDGEDVYVRSSALPAGVEGLKAGQRVEFGLASGRRGPQALSLKLIDPPPTLAGRPRREGPAEHKHSPDELHGMVEDMITLLEGTVQPELRKGRYPDRKIARKVSEVVKAVARELDA; encoded by the coding sequence GTGCCGACTGGCAAGGTGAAGTGGTACGACGCTGAGAAGGGATTCGGGTTCTTATCTCAGGAGGACGGCGAGGACGTCTATGTCCGTTCCTCGGCGTTGCCCGCGGGAGTCGAAGGACTCAAGGCCGGTCAGCGCGTCGAATTCGGCCTCGCTTCCGGCCGCCGCGGCCCCCAGGCCCTGAGCCTGAAACTGATCGACCCGCCACCGACGCTGGCCGGCCGTCCGCGCCGCGAAGGGCCCGCCGAACACAAGCACAGCCCTGATGAGCTGCACGGCATGGTCGAGGACATGATCACGCTGCTGGAGGGAACGGTGCAGCCCGAGCTGCGCAAGGGCCGCTATCCCGACCGCAAGATCGCCCGCAAGGTCTCCGAGGTCGTCAAGGCCGTCGCCCGCGAACTGGACGCCTGA
- a CDS encoding YccF domain-containing protein: MRLILNVIWLVFGGLWLALGYVLAAVICFLLIVTIPFGFASLRIASYALWPFGRTIVDRPGAGSGALIGNVIWLLLCGIWLAIGHLVSAVAMAATIVGIPLALANLKLIPVSLVPLGKEIVPVHRPAPWAPPSATRN; the protein is encoded by the coding sequence ATGCGGCTGATCCTGAACGTCATCTGGCTGGTTTTCGGCGGCCTGTGGCTGGCACTCGGCTATGTGCTGGCCGCGGTGATCTGCTTCCTGCTGATCGTGACCATTCCGTTCGGTTTCGCGTCGCTGCGCATCGCGTCCTACGCGTTGTGGCCGTTCGGGCGCACGATCGTCGACCGGCCCGGCGCCGGGTCCGGCGCCCTGATCGGCAACGTCATCTGGCTGCTGCTGTGCGGGATCTGGCTGGCGATCGGACACCTGGTCAGCGCCGTTGCGATGGCCGCCACGATCGTCGGGATTCCGTTGGCGCTGGCCAATCTGAAATTGATCCCGGTATCGCTGGTGCCGCTGGGGAAAGAGATCGTGCCGGTGCATCGCCCGGCTCCGTGGGCGCCTCCGAGCGCGACGCGAAACTGA
- a CDS encoding transglycosylase family protein — MSGRHRKPTTSTVGVAKLAFTGAVIGGGGIALAGNAAAAPDSEWDRVAACESGGNWAINTGNGYHGGLQFSQGTWASHGGGEYATSANQATRDQQIAVAERVLATQGRGAWPVCGRGLSGATPRNVVADAPAPDAPPPVVPVAFDAPAPPPPADPPPPPPAPEPAPPPPAEPAAVDAPPPPPEPAPPAPPVQEVAAEAPAPDAPPPAEDPAPPAPAPQAETVDMTSPTDASQEVHQASTVSQWTVAPQSMDPSYLTDVLKAIQSQSVNGNPALSSLA; from the coding sequence ATGAGCGGACGTCACCGTAAACCCACCACGTCAACCGTCGGCGTTGCCAAACTGGCCTTTACCGGCGCGGTGATCGGCGGTGGCGGTATCGCCCTCGCCGGCAATGCAGCAGCGGCGCCCGACAGCGAATGGGACCGTGTTGCCGCGTGCGAGTCGGGCGGCAACTGGGCCATCAACACCGGAAACGGCTACCACGGCGGACTGCAGTTCTCGCAGGGCACGTGGGCCTCGCACGGTGGTGGCGAGTACGCCACGTCGGCGAACCAGGCCACCCGGGACCAGCAGATCGCGGTCGCCGAGCGGGTGCTCGCGACCCAGGGCCGCGGTGCCTGGCCGGTGTGCGGTCGCGGACTGTCCGGCGCTACCCCGCGCAACGTCGTCGCCGACGCACCCGCACCGGACGCGCCGCCGCCGGTCGTGCCTGTCGCATTCGACGCCCCGGCACCGCCTCCGCCGGCCGATCCCCCGCCCCCGCCGCCTGCGCCGGAGCCTGCTCCCCCGCCGCCGGCCGAGCCGGCCGCGGTCGACGCTCCGCCCCCTCCGCCCGAGCCCGCTCCGCCGGCCCCGCCGGTGCAGGAAGTCGCCGCTGAGGCGCCCGCGCCAGACGCTCCGCCGCCTGCCGAGGACCCCGCGCCGCCCGCCCCGGCCCCGCAGGCCGAGACCGTCGACATGACCTCACCGACCGACGCATCGCAGGAAGTTCACCAGGCCAGCACCGTGTCGCAGTGGACCGTCGCGCCACAGAGTATGGACCCGAGCTACCTCACGGACGTGCTGAAAGCCATTCAGTCGCAGAGTGTGAACGGAAACCCCGCGCTGTCGTCGCTCGCCTAG